Proteins encoded together in one Anoxybacillus flavithermus window:
- a CDS encoding DegV family protein, whose protein sequence is MSKVKIVTDSTVDLPKEIIEAWDIRVVPLSISIDGETYLDGIDLTPQQFIEKMKQANELPKSSQPSAGQFLQVYDELGEAGYDVISIHMTGGMSGTVRSAESAAAMTKTNVTVVDSRFISLALGFQVLEAVKMVSEGKTVSEIVSHLDTVRANTHLFVVVDTLENLVKGGRIGRGKAMIGSLLNIKPIASLEDGVYTPVTKVRSQSQIVKYLTNQFVEHTKGKKVRAVGIAHAEALDLSERLKQSIAETTGWTQTDIVYTTPIISTHTGPGAIGFMYYTE, encoded by the coding sequence ATGAGTAAAGTAAAAATTGTAACAGACTCTACGGTCGATTTACCAAAAGAAATAATTGAAGCGTGGGACATTCGTGTCGTTCCATTATCCATCTCTATTGATGGGGAAACATATTTAGATGGTATTGACCTAACTCCACAACAATTTATTGAAAAAATGAAACAAGCAAATGAACTTCCGAAAAGCTCTCAACCGTCTGCAGGACAGTTTTTACAAGTGTATGATGAACTTGGAGAAGCGGGATACGATGTTATCTCGATTCATATGACAGGAGGAATGAGCGGAACGGTGCGCTCTGCCGAAAGTGCAGCTGCGATGACAAAGACGAACGTCACCGTTGTCGACTCACGCTTTATTTCTCTTGCACTTGGCTTTCAAGTATTAGAAGCGGTCAAAATGGTCTCTGAGGGAAAGACAGTATCAGAGATTGTTTCCCATCTCGATACAGTTCGTGCGAATACACATTTATTCGTTGTTGTTGATACGCTTGAAAATCTCGTCAAAGGTGGACGTATTGGACGAGGGAAAGCGATGATAGGTTCGTTACTAAACATCAAACCGATCGCTTCATTAGAAGATGGGGTATATACGCCTGTCACAAAAGTTCGGAGCCAGTCCCAAATTGTCAAATATTTAACCAATCAATTTGTTGAACATACGAAGGGAAAAAAAGTTCGAGCAGTCGGAATTGCTCACGCAGAGGCGCTTGATTTAAGTGAACGATTAAAACAATCCATTGCGGAAACGACAGGATGGACACAGACGGACATTGTGTATACAACTCCAATCATTTCGACACATACAGGTCCAGGAGCGATAGGGTTTATGTACTATACGGAATAG
- a CDS encoding YpmP family protein, with product MLFKSLEFKNVDGQKVKIIEIPVLEDDNPYQFMVKVRLQTFIAQVYASKKTKKVHSFKDYLKRVLKWPVYEQIFKSEILKNNA from the coding sequence TTGTTATTCAAAAGCCTAGAGTTTAAAAACGTAGATGGGCAAAAAGTAAAAATTATTGAAATTCCGGTATTGGAGGACGATAACCCTTATCAATTTATGGTAAAAGTAAGGTTACAAACGTTTATTGCACAAGTGTATGCGAGCAAAAAAACAAAGAAGGTGCATTCGTTTAAAGATTATTTAAAACGTGTGTTGAAGTGGCCGGTATACGAACAAATATTTAAATCTGAAATTTTAAAAAACAATGCATAA
- the ilvA gene encoding threonine ammonia-lyase IlvA, translating into MEQQVKRKHGVYVEDILIAYQTLKDVVYHTPLQKNELLSERYDCHVYFKREDLQIVRSFKIRGAYYRMKSLCEEEKKNGVVCASAGNHAQGVAYSCRVLGVHGKIYMPSTTPRQKVSQVQFFGREFVDIILVGDTFDDSYEQAIVCAKKEQRTFIHPFDDEAVIAGQGTVGVEILNDCEEPIDYVFASIGGGGLISGVGTYIKSISPTTKLIGIEPEGAPSMKKSFEAKEVVTLNGIDPFVDGAAVKRVGEKTFTLAKELVDDIVVVPEGKVCTTILQLYNENAIVVEPAGALPVAALDLYKDHIRGKTVVCIISGGNNDIGRMQEIKERSMIYEGLQHYFIVNFPQRAGALREFLDEVLGPTDDITLFEYTKKNNKDSGPALVGIELKCREDYGPLIERMKKKGFPFMEVNKDSSLFHLLI; encoded by the coding sequence ATGGAACAACAAGTAAAACGAAAACATGGCGTATACGTAGAAGATATTTTAATTGCTTATCAAACGTTAAAAGATGTCGTGTATCATACTCCTTTACAAAAAAATGAATTGCTTTCAGAACGTTATGATTGCCACGTATACTTTAAACGGGAAGATTTACAAATCGTTCGATCGTTTAAAATTCGCGGGGCATATTATCGAATGAAAAGTTTATGTGAAGAAGAAAAGAAAAACGGCGTTGTCTGTGCAAGTGCAGGAAATCACGCCCAAGGCGTTGCTTATTCGTGTCGAGTACTTGGCGTACACGGTAAAATTTATATGCCGTCTACCACTCCACGCCAAAAAGTATCACAAGTACAATTTTTTGGTCGAGAATTTGTTGATATCATTTTAGTTGGTGATACATTTGATGACTCTTATGAGCAGGCGATTGTTTGTGCCAAAAAAGAGCAACGAACGTTTATCCATCCGTTTGATGATGAGGCTGTCATTGCTGGACAAGGAACGGTCGGGGTTGAAATTTTAAATGATTGTGAAGAGCCGATCGACTATGTGTTCGCAAGTATTGGCGGGGGAGGGCTTATTTCTGGTGTCGGTACGTATATAAAAAGCATTTCACCAACGACAAAATTAATCGGTATCGAACCTGAAGGAGCTCCTTCGATGAAAAAATCGTTTGAAGCAAAAGAAGTCGTTACTTTAAATGGAATCGACCCATTTGTAGATGGTGCAGCAGTCAAGCGCGTGGGTGAAAAGACATTTACGTTAGCGAAAGAGCTCGTTGACGATATTGTAGTCGTTCCTGAAGGAAAAGTGTGCACAACAATTTTGCAACTTTATAACGAGAATGCGATCGTTGTAGAACCTGCTGGAGCGTTGCCAGTTGCTGCACTTGACTTATATAAAGATCACATTCGTGGCAAAACGGTTGTTTGCATTATTAGTGGAGGAAACAACGATATTGGACGTATGCAAGAAATTAAAGAACGATCTATGATTTATGAAGGACTTCAACATTATTTTATTGTGAATTTTCCACAACGTGCAGGCGCTTTACGTGAATTTCTCGATGAAGTATTAGGACCAACAGACGACATTACACTCTTTGAATATACGAAAAAAAATAATAAAGACAGCGGCCCCGCTCTCGTTGGCATTGAATTAAAATGTCGTGAAGATTACGGTCCGCTTATCGAACGAATGAAGAAAAAAGGTTTTCCGTTTATGGAAGTGAATAAAGATAGTAGTTTATTCCATTTGCTCATTTGA
- a CDS encoding dihydrofolate reductase, whose protein sequence is MDRNRVIGYNNTLPWHLPADLAYFKQVTMGHPIVMGRKTFESIGRPLPGRTNIILTRDKSVLNISCCQVIHSIDDIKQVEQQYGHVFVIGGAQVFEQAMPIADRLYVTHIDATFNGDTFFPNIDEQQWELCSVQPGVQDEKNRYPHTFCIYKRIARK, encoded by the coding sequence ATGGATCGCAATCGGGTGATTGGTTATAACAATACGTTACCTTGGCATTTGCCGGCGGATTTAGCTTATTTTAAGCAAGTAACGATGGGACATCCGATTGTGATGGGAAGAAAAACGTTTGAATCAATAGGTCGCCCCTTGCCAGGAAGAACGAATATCATACTTACACGCGACAAGTCCGTCTTGAACATCTCTTGTTGTCAAGTTATTCATTCGATTGATGACATAAAACAAGTCGAACAACAATACGGTCATGTATTCGTTATAGGAGGGGCACAAGTATTTGAACAAGCGATGCCGATAGCTGATCGATTGTACGTTACACATATTGATGCAACGTTTAATGGGGATACATTTTTTCCAAACATTGATGAACAGCAATGGGAGCTCTGCTCAGTACAGCCTGGCGTGCAAGATGAAAAAAATCGCTATCCACATACATTTTGCATATACAAACGAATAGCTCGCAAATAA
- the thyA gene encoding thymidylate synthase: MKQYLQLLEDILQNGVYKDDRTGTGTISVFGRQLRFDLREGFPLLTTKKLHIRSIIHELLWFLSGETNIRYLKENGVTIWDEWADENGDLGPVYGAQWRSWKGADGRTIDQISEVIEQIKTNPNSRRLLVSAWNVAELDHMKLPPCHYAFQFYVENGTLSCMWQQRSVDTFLGLPFNIASYALLTYMVAQQCDLQPKELIFTGGDVHLYMNHIEQAKLQLTREPRPLPKLIIKRKPASIFEYRFEDFEIVDYDPHPHIKADVSV; this comes from the coding sequence ATGAAGCAATATTTACAATTACTTGAAGATATTTTACAAAACGGGGTGTATAAGGACGATCGCACAGGAACGGGGACGATTTCCGTATTCGGACGTCAATTACGATTCGATTTACGTGAAGGTTTTCCTTTGCTTACGACAAAAAAATTACATATTCGTTCGATCATCCACGAATTGCTTTGGTTTTTGAGTGGAGAGACAAATATTCGTTATTTAAAAGAAAATGGTGTAACGATTTGGGATGAATGGGCAGATGAAAACGGGGATTTAGGACCGGTGTACGGAGCGCAATGGCGTTCATGGAAAGGGGCCGATGGTCGAACAATTGATCAAATAAGTGAAGTGATTGAACAAATAAAAACAAATCCAAACTCCCGCCGTCTTTTAGTGAGCGCGTGGAACGTTGCAGAATTAGATCATATGAAATTGCCACCTTGTCATTATGCTTTTCAGTTTTATGTGGAAAATGGGACATTATCATGCATGTGGCAACAGCGATCTGTCGATACGTTTTTAGGTCTTCCGTTCAATATCGCAAGCTACGCGTTACTTACATATATGGTTGCTCAACAATGCGATCTGCAGCCAAAAGAACTTATTTTTACTGGCGGTGATGTCCATTTATATATGAACCATATTGAGCAAGCAAAATTGCAGTTAACGAGAGAACCGCGACCGCTCCCGAAATTGATAATCAAACGAAAGCCTGCTTCTATTTTTGAGTATCGTTTTGAAGATTTTGAAATTGTTGATTATGATCCACATCCGCATATTAAAGCGGACGTGTCTGTATAA
- the hypE gene encoding hydrogenase expression/formation protein HypE — protein sequence MERITLAHGDGGELAHKLITDVFVSTFRNERHAKFDAATFALGTHELAVTTDSFVIKPIFFPGGNIGKLAVAGTINDLAVVGAIPKVLTCSFIIEEGFPIRHLKTVVQSMAEEAKKTNVAIVAGDTKVVERGSADGLYINTTGIGIISHPLERNMDEGDSVIVSGSVGDHGVAVLVARGELGLVSTIESDCTSLYLLVAKALEASQRIRLMRDPTRGGLATTLVEICEDFGVTIELEEECIPVKKEVKGACELLGFDPLYLANEGKVVMIVPKEDEQAVLDALRSQPEGKDAAVIGTVRATNKGQLLLRTPLGTTRRLYRLTGLMLPRIC from the coding sequence ATGGAGCGAATAACGCTTGCGCATGGGGATGGTGGGGAGTTAGCTCACAAACTAATTACAGATGTTTTTGTTTCTACGTTTCGTAATGAGCGTCATGCAAAGTTTGATGCCGCTACGTTTGCGTTAGGAACACATGAGCTCGCTGTGACAACGGATAGTTTTGTCATCAAGCCAATTTTCTTTCCGGGTGGAAATATCGGAAAGTTAGCGGTAGCTGGAACAATAAACGATTTAGCAGTTGTTGGGGCGATCCCAAAAGTATTAACGTGTAGCTTTATTATTGAAGAGGGGTTTCCTATTCGTCATTTAAAAACAGTCGTTCAATCGATGGCAGAAGAAGCGAAAAAAACAAATGTAGCAATTGTTGCAGGGGATACAAAAGTTGTTGAACGTGGAAGTGCAGATGGATTATATATTAATACAACAGGAATTGGCATTATTTCGCACCCGCTTGAACGGAACATGGATGAAGGGGACTCGGTTATTGTCAGTGGTTCGGTTGGAGATCATGGTGTAGCTGTATTAGTTGCACGAGGAGAATTAGGGCTTGTATCAACGATTGAGAGCGACTGTACTTCATTGTATCTACTCGTCGCAAAAGCTTTAGAGGCAAGTCAGCGCATTCGACTGATGCGCGATCCAACGCGCGGTGGGCTAGCGACCACTCTTGTAGAAATTTGTGAAGATTTCGGTGTAACGATTGAATTAGAGGAAGAATGTATCCCAGTGAAGAAAGAAGTCAAAGGGGCATGTGAATTACTTGGTTTTGATCCTCTTTACTTAGCCAATGAGGGAAAAGTAGTCATGATCGTTCCAAAAGAAGATGAACAAGCAGTGCTTGATGCGCTCCGTTCGCAACCAGAGGGAAAAGATGCTGCTGTGATTGGAACTGTTCGGGCAACAAATAAAGGTCAGCTTTTATTGCGGACGCCGCTCGGGACAACAAGACGATTATATCGATTAACAGGATTAATGTTACCACGTATTTGTTAG
- the hypD gene encoding hydrogenase formation protein HypD: MLEVTDHSTLSQMLLQEVKTLADRFQQTFGRIPSFMEVCGSHTMALARTGVKKALEGYVRLISGPGCPVCVTDQVTIDAMISLTDGVNRIICTFGDMVRVLGSYGTLMQAKTEGKDVRVVYSPVDAVRIAEQHPHQEVIFLGIGFETTIPILAAAVKEAEEKQVRNFSMWMSTKLVEPILRQLLHDGEVALDGFLLPGHVSMVMGRKHFEFLATEYNIPAVISGFEALDMLSALRHLLLLSLEQRAVVLNDYKSVVTEQGNVQAKYWMNHYFTLCDEAWRGIGVIFDSGMDFKSEYNQFNAKVKFPIPTREPRRTKCRCGEVIRGLIDPPQCALFGRACTPLNPIGPCMVSSEGSCAAYYQYMREE; encoded by the coding sequence ATGCTAGAAGTGACGGATCACTCAACACTTAGTCAAATGCTGTTACAGGAAGTGAAGACGTTAGCCGATCGGTTTCAACAAACGTTCGGGCGAATACCTTCCTTCATGGAAGTTTGTGGTTCACATACCATGGCTCTCGCTCGTACAGGGGTGAAAAAAGCGCTTGAAGGATACGTTCGTCTTATTTCTGGCCCTGGTTGCCCTGTTTGTGTCACTGATCAAGTAACGATTGATGCAATGATTTCTTTGACAGATGGTGTGAATCGAATCATTTGTACATTTGGCGATATGGTTCGAGTGCTAGGATCTTATGGTACGTTGATGCAAGCGAAGACAGAAGGAAAAGATGTACGAGTTGTCTATTCTCCTGTTGATGCCGTTCGCATCGCCGAACAACACCCACATCAAGAAGTTATTTTTTTAGGCATAGGGTTTGAAACGACGATTCCGATTTTAGCTGCAGCTGTAAAAGAAGCGGAAGAGAAACAAGTAAGAAATTTTTCTATGTGGATGTCCACAAAGCTAGTGGAACCGATTTTACGCCAGTTGCTTCATGACGGAGAAGTGGCATTAGATGGATTTTTACTCCCTGGACACGTATCGATGGTAATGGGAAGAAAACATTTTGAATTTTTAGCAACAGAATACAATATACCTGCAGTAATTAGCGGGTTTGAAGCGCTTGATATGTTAAGTGCACTTCGTCATTTGTTGCTGCTATCGCTTGAACAACGCGCTGTTGTATTAAATGATTACAAAAGTGTTGTGACTGAACAAGGAAATGTGCAGGCAAAATATTGGATGAATCATTACTTTACATTATGTGACGAGGCGTGGCGTGGCATCGGTGTCATTTTTGATAGTGGAATGGATTTTAAGAGTGAGTATAATCAGTTTAACGCTAAGGTGAAATTTCCTATTCCAACACGTGAACCACGTCGAACAAAATGTCGATGTGGTGAAGTGATTCGTGGTCTCATTGATCCACCTCAATGTGCGTTGTTTGGGAGAGCATGTACACCCCTCAATCCAATTGGTCCATGTATGGTATCGTCGGAAGGTAGTTGTGCAGCTTATTATCAATATATGAGGGAGGAGTAA
- a CDS encoding HypC/HybG/HupF family hydrogenase formation chaperone, with product MCVGVPAKVLHIESFSALVDVMGSQMNVGIIFVPEVKIGDYVIVHAGQAMSIIDEQYAQESLEEWRKLVDARSDGSLNT from the coding sequence ATGTGTGTAGGAGTGCCGGCAAAAGTGTTACATATCGAAAGTTTTTCTGCGTTAGTCGACGTGATGGGCTCACAAATGAACGTTGGAATCATTTTTGTTCCTGAAGTGAAAATCGGTGATTATGTCATTGTGCACGCTGGCCAGGCGATGTCTATTATTGACGAGCAATATGCACAAGAAAGTTTAGAAGAATGGAGGAAGTTAGTCGATGCTAGAAGTGACGGATCACTCAACACTTAG
- the hypF gene encoding carbamoyltransferase HypF, with protein sequence MQKAVNITVKGRVQGVGFRPFIFALAKRYNVKGIVQNNMDGVFIHIEGDAYAVDQFIHSLPVEAPRLSCIDEMIVTAAQWQACNDFSIIPSERTGSSSLVIPIDTAVCNDCLREMYDPNDHRYRYPFINCTQCGPRYTIIEQLPYDRPFTSMYSFPMCKRCNEEYNDPMNRRHHAQPIACPACGPSIMLRNRDGKMVQGDAIEQARAYIQAGAIVAIKGLGGYHLACDATNERAVQQLRMRKQRPNRPLAVMAASVDIVEQLCDVTEEEKQLLTSPEAPIVVVKQRKNTMIASLVAPGLQTVGVMLPYTPLHHLLLDDQLPVIVMTSANRSGAPIIYEDERAFCDLQNIADYFLVHNRPIVHPLDDSVVQIENGNTHFIRRARGFVPDPLWTKQDVHEIVALGGQQKNVFAFGRHQQIFLGPHIGDLEHVEVIEHFEREYEHLRTWMGVTPKIIAVDLHPNYETWNIAKQWDADIVAVQHHHAHMVSCMEENHISTSCFGLILDGTGYGEDGHIWGFELLYGNALQYERIGHLTYTPLPGGERCAKEPWRTTVGMLGYYLGEEGYALAQQRFIERARDVDVLRQMIEKGLHSPLAGTCGRLFDAVSAFLYVCTHSTYDGEAAIRLSELIDDTKIYEAYPFNVERRETWEIDLKEMWRAIIRDVDDGVQTNTVAGRFHETVVQASVEMVRLALQQHPTYERNIVLSGGSMHNRYIVKRLRQEFSQLGFNVYTHQKVPCNDGGLALGQLMIAAHRRGQACV encoded by the coding sequence ATGCAAAAAGCAGTCAATATTACGGTAAAAGGACGAGTGCAAGGAGTTGGCTTCCGTCCTTTTATTTTCGCACTCGCAAAGCGTTATAACGTAAAAGGAATTGTACAAAACAATATGGACGGGGTCTTTATTCATATTGAAGGGGATGCTTACGCAGTCGATCAATTTATTCACTCTTTACCGGTAGAAGCCCCGCGACTATCCTGTATTGATGAAATGATTGTGACTGCAGCCCAATGGCAAGCATGTAACGATTTCTCCATTATTCCGAGCGAACGAACGGGAAGTTCTTCGCTCGTTATTCCGATCGACACAGCTGTTTGTAATGATTGTTTGCGAGAAATGTATGATCCAAATGATCATCGATATCGTTACCCGTTCATTAATTGTACACAATGCGGCCCACGCTACACGATTATTGAACAGCTACCGTATGACCGCCCGTTTACATCGATGTATTCATTTCCAATGTGTAAACGATGTAACGAGGAATATAACGATCCTATGAATCGTCGCCATCACGCTCAGCCTATTGCTTGTCCAGCGTGTGGTCCTTCTATCATGCTACGAAACCGTGATGGAAAAATGGTACAGGGGGATGCGATCGAGCAGGCGAGGGCGTATATTCAAGCCGGGGCAATTGTTGCGATTAAAGGCTTAGGCGGATATCACTTAGCATGTGATGCGACAAATGAAAGGGCTGTTCAACAATTAAGAATGCGAAAACAACGGCCAAATCGACCGTTGGCTGTGATGGCTGCTTCTGTTGACATTGTAGAACAATTATGTGACGTAACGGAGGAAGAAAAACAATTGTTAACCTCGCCGGAAGCCCCGATCGTTGTTGTTAAACAAAGAAAAAACACAATGATTGCTTCGTTGGTCGCTCCTGGGTTACAAACGGTTGGGGTGATGTTGCCGTACACTCCCCTCCATCATTTATTGTTGGATGATCAATTACCTGTCATTGTCATGACAAGTGCTAATCGTTCAGGAGCACCGATCATATACGAAGATGAACGGGCTTTTTGTGATTTGCAAAACATTGCGGATTATTTTCTCGTTCATAATCGCCCAATTGTACATCCGCTTGATGATTCTGTTGTCCAAATAGAAAATGGGAACACCCATTTCATTCGACGGGCGCGTGGCTTCGTTCCAGATCCATTATGGACAAAGCAAGATGTACATGAGATTGTAGCGCTTGGTGGGCAGCAAAAAAATGTATTTGCGTTCGGGAGACACCAGCAAATTTTTTTAGGGCCCCATATAGGCGATTTAGAACATGTAGAAGTAATCGAACATTTTGAGAGAGAATACGAACATTTACGCACGTGGATGGGAGTAACACCTAAAATTATTGCTGTTGATTTACATCCAAACTACGAAACGTGGAACATCGCAAAACAATGGGATGCCGACATTGTAGCTGTACAGCATCATCATGCGCATATGGTTTCATGTATGGAAGAAAACCATATCTCAACTTCATGTTTTGGTCTAATTTTAGATGGAACAGGGTACGGCGAAGATGGGCATATATGGGGGTTTGAGTTGTTATACGGAAACGCTTTGCAATATGAAAGAATCGGACATTTGACATATACCCCACTTCCTGGTGGAGAACGTTGTGCGAAAGAACCGTGGCGTACAACAGTTGGCATGCTTGGATACTATTTAGGGGAAGAAGGATACGCTTTAGCGCAGCAACGATTTATAGAGCGAGCGAGAGACGTTGATGTGCTGAGACAAATGATCGAAAAAGGGCTACATTCCCCTCTAGCAGGGACGTGCGGTCGATTGTTTGATGCTGTGAGCGCCTTCTTATATGTTTGTACGCATAGCACATATGACGGGGAAGCGGCGATTCGGCTTTCCGAATTGATTGATGATACGAAAATATATGAGGCTTATCCGTTTAATGTAGAAAGACGTGAAACATGGGAAATTGATTTAAAAGAAATGTGGCGGGCGATCATAAGAGATGTCGATGACGGTGTACAAACGAATACCGTTGCTGGACGTTTTCACGAAACAGTTGTTCAGGCGTCTGTTGAAATGGTTCGTCTTGCTTTGCAACAACATCCAACATATGAGCGTAACATCGTTTTATCAGGCGGAAGTATGCATAACCGCTACATCGTTAAACGGCTTCGCCAAGAGTTTTCTCAACTTGGATTCAATGTTTATACACATCAAAAAGTACCGTGCAACGATGGAGGATTAGCACTTGGACAGTTAATGATTGCAGCACATAGGAGGGGACAGGCATGTGTGTAG
- the hypB gene encoding hydrogenase nickel incorporation protein HypB yields the protein MRITLEVDVLTNNNRAAAFNRQLFEETNTLVINIMSSPGAGKTTILEKTIEALASEFRIGVIEGDLATEKDAERIRALGAQAVQINTHGGCHLDARMIAAVLPQFNFQHLDILFIENVGNLVCPSGYDLGQQHKVAVLSIPEGNDKIPKYPTMFMRTELVLLNKIDLLPYLDFSVEQAKEDLLCINPQSRLLTISAKTGEGMDEWLHWIREGVARCKKQSILR from the coding sequence AATTGTTCGAAGAAACGAATACGCTTGTCATCAATATAATGAGCTCTCCAGGAGCAGGAAAGACAACGATTTTAGAGAAAACGATTGAGGCGCTAGCTAGTGAATTTCGTATTGGGGTCATCGAGGGTGATTTAGCGACAGAAAAAGATGCGGAACGTATTCGGGCTCTTGGTGCGCAAGCTGTGCAAATTAATACGCACGGAGGATGTCATTTAGACGCTCGCATGATTGCAGCTGTTTTACCCCAATTTAATTTTCAGCATCTCGATATTTTGTTTATTGAAAATGTCGGAAATCTTGTTTGTCCCTCTGGCTATGATTTAGGACAGCAACATAAGGTGGCTGTATTAAGCATACCAGAAGGAAATGATAAAATACCGAAATATCCGACGATGTTTATGCGAACAGAACTCGTTTTACTAAATAAAATAGATTTATTGCCGTATCTTGATTTTAGCGTAGAGCAAGCAAAAGAAGATTTATTGTGTATTAACCCACAGTCTAGGTTATTGACGATATCTGCGAAAACGGGTGAAGGTATGGATGAATGGTTACATTGGATTCGGGAAGGGGTTGCCCGATGCAAAAAGCAGTCAATATTACGGTAA